The genomic window GGACGACGACGCGGCTCTGACCGCTGCCCTGGTCGAGAACCTGCAACGCGAAGACCTGACCGCCATCGATGAGGTGGACGGCACCCTGCGCCTGATCGCGCTGCGGCTCCAGACCACGCCCGAAGACGCCCGCCACCGCCTGATGCGGGCCAAGGGGCAGGAGACGCCCGACGCTGCCGTGTTCGAGGACGTGTTTGCCCTGCTGGGGCGCGAGAGCTGGCTGTCGTTTGTCAAGAACAAGCTTCGCATCGCGGGGTGGCCCGAAGACTTGCAGGACGCGATGCGGAATGGGCTGCCCTACTCGCTGGCGGGGGTGATTGCGGGGGCACCCGTGGAGATTCGGGCGCAATTGCTCGAAGCGGCCATCGCTGGCGCATCACGGGAAGACCTGCGGGCGCTGGGGCTGAAGCTGATGCCTCCGGCGCCCCGACAGCGCTTCGACGAGACGCGGGTGGTCAGTGTGGCCCGGCAACTGGGCAGCGTGCGGCTCCTGCGCGGGTTGACGGACGCCGAGCAGCGGGCGCTGGATAGCTGGCTCAAAAAAATGCCGCCTCTGCTGGCGGAGCGACTGAAGGAACTGGAGTAGTTCTGTCAGCGCCCTAGGCTCGACTTTGACACCCTGATAGGCCTTGGCCTACCGTTGGAGTATGCCTCACTCCATTCAGATCGGCGCTGCCTGTGACGGGTGTGCCATCACTGTCCGCAGTGAGTGGGTGTTGGGGCCTTGCCCAAACGATCAGCTTCGTACACTCTTCGCTCAACAACTAAGGGCAAAAGACTGGGTGGTGGCAGGCAACGTCTTGCACTGCCCAGCGTGCGCCTCTTCAGCACTGGCCCGTGAGGTGTGGCGGGCGGTGGCAGAGGGCATTGGCTGGGCAGAGGTGGCCGCTCAGGTCAGAAGCCAGTGGACAGCAAGCGGATTGCAGGCATTATTGCTGGACAGGTATGGCGACCTGCCCGCTCTACATCAGGAGGGCAAGTCCTCAAAAGGTGCGGGGAACAAAGCGACCAACGCTTCAGTGATGCCTGTGAGATAGGGCATCACCAGTCCCAAAGAAAACACAGGAGCGTTTTTGGGATGGAACAATTCGTTCCGATTATCCAGAATCGCTCTCCATTGGAGGGTTTGCTGCGCCGTTAAATGACCTTGATTCGATAATCGATCAATCAGAGAGCTCATGCCGATACTTCTGCCGTTGCTCTGACGAACAGGAATGCCTGCTTGCTCTGCAAAGGTTCGAAGACCAGCCTCAGCAGCCAGACCCAATTGTCCAGCCCCAACTGACAAAAAGGGGAAATAGAACCCGGCGTAGGCCATGCAGGCGCGGGCGCGGTACAGGTAAGCAGATACTTCGTCTGGGAGATGGGCACTTGGCCCATCCCCCAACACCAACACTGCAAAGTCCTGCGGCCGCATGGCCCGCACACCGCTAACGCCAAATTCACCCACTGAGGCCATGTTCGCTACCGCAGCGTCGGTGTGCGTCAAATTTTCTGGAGCCAACGGCCCACGCCGCGCCAGGCCGCCCAACTCGAACTCCAAACCAAGGATTTCCAAGATGGTGTCTAGGTGCTCTGCCGGAATGGCATTCCCACCAGCGATATAGGCGGCTACGCTTGCGGTAGAGATGCCGCGCCGACGTGCAATTTCCGCCTGAGCACCACGTTTTTCGCGCACGAGCTGGCGCAAAGTCTGCTGTAGAGTCTCCCAATTCATAAGGGCCAGTGTATCTTAATGCTAGTCTACAGTCTAGTATTACGCTCAATACTCTGCTATTATTTAGCCATGAACGGAACTAGCCAAGCGATTTACCTAATGGGTCTGGGCGGAAGGCCCCAACCAGAACCGCGCCCTTTGCGGTTTGGTTGGGGATGGATAGCCCAGGCCCCCCGAAGGGGGGCGGTTCTTAAGCTATTGCAGAGGCCGCTGTTGGCTTTCGATATAGCGCTTGATGATCTCCAAAGGTGCGCCGCCCGCCGTCACCACCGCATAAGAGCCTGACCAAAACACAGGCTTCCAGTACCAACGGCTCAGGTATCGGGCGTGGGCCTTCCGAATCAAACGGCTCGTCACGGTCTTCAAGTTGCCTACAAACTTGCTCATCTCCATGTGCGGATGCGCCTCAAACAGGATGTGAACATGGTCAGCTTCTCCATTGAATTCCACCAACGCGCACCCCCACTTCTCGCAGATATTTCGTGTGATGACCTCCAAATCGTCTAGTACGGCATTGTTCATGCACTTGCGACGGTACTTGGTGATAAGTACCAAGTGGTAGAACAGCCGGAAGGCGCTATGTGAACTGGTACGAAATTGCTTCATTTGCGGTTGGCATCCCGGTAGAGGGTTTGCCGGACGGCAGCCAACATCATGCTCAAATCCCGTTCATCACTGGAATTCACACAGGTCACTTCAAAGCGTCCATCTCTGATCTGAACGATCATCGGGACAAGGCTCTGCATTCCTAAGAATTCCGCTTCCGAAAGGGAGTAGCGCCCGTGAAAGTCCTGTTGGCGTCCGGGCATGTACCAGCGGTTCGTATCCCCTTCAATAGGGGGCAACTTGCGCCCCCCGATCATGCCCAGACTCCCAAGCGGGTCATGCTGACGGGCATGGGGATAACTTCACTGACCATCGTGCGGGTATCAGCCCCGCGCAAGATGCGGTCAGCTTGGAAGACCGTGGCAGGCTGCCCGTCAATTTCAGCGGTGTACTCACCTGTGCGGTTGCTGATGCTGACGATCTGATAACGCACCTGAACCACAGCACCATCCATGCGGTCTAGAGTCTTGGTTTCCCAAGTGCGGGAAAGAGCGGGAACAGTGGCGGGCTGGGTGGTGTAATCTTGCATTAATCCACTTCCTATCGGGGATTCCAATAAGCTCCTACCTCGCCGTGCAAAGTTCGGTGGGGCTTTTTGGTGATGTAAGTATAGGCTAAAAGTGTTGACATGTCAACACTTTTAGCCTATACTCCATACATGAGACATCAACCAAAACAGCAGATGCCCCTGTACCCTATAGGGGTGAATGACTCTATCCGTGCTGCCATCCGCACCGAAATTGCCAAGACTGGCCAGAGCCAAGCGGAGGTCGCCCGTCAAATGGGAATGGAACCGCAGGAACTGAGCCGTGCGTTGCAGAAACAAGGGAAAATCCCCCCTGTTTGGGTGAAAATTCTGGATCACTTCAATCTAGACCTGACGGTTAAGGCAAAGGAGGTCAGCAAGTGAGACAGGGCAAGCGTGAAAGAGGGGATGTGGCGTGTGCGGACTGTGGTGTGACAACTCCAAAACGCTGCCATAAAACTATTCGCTGCCCTGCCTGCCAGTTCAAATCCATTTTGAAGCGTGACCAGAAACGGCAGAGCGGGAATCGCAAAGTTGCGGTTGAACGCTGGCAAGCAAATGGACATCGGTGTTGGTGGTGTGGTGAGGCTCTTGCTTGGACAGCAATCGAATTCGATCACATTATTCCCGTTTCTAAGGGAGGTGGAGACAAGGAGAATCTTGTTCCAAGCTGTCGAGGATGCAACCTGAAAAAATCAGATGGCCCTGCCCCGGCTGATGCAAAAGGAGCCATCACAGGTGGACAAATGGACGGCGTTCACTTTGAGACGTTAGGAAAGCTCATGGTGGGCCTAGAGCAGCTTGTAGGGCGGCCTGTTGAGCTTTCAGACATCTTTGAAACGGTACGGGCCTAACCATGCTGAAAGCATTCCGCTACCGTCTGTACCCCACTAAAACGCAGGAAACCGCGTTGCTGGAACAACTCAGACTGTGCCGGAACCTCTACAACTGCGCTTTGCAGGAACGCCGGGATGCCTATAAGAAAGCGGGCAAAACGATCACGGGCTATGACCAAATGAAGCATCTCAGCGAAATTAAGGAGGCACTCCCAGAATACAAAGGCATTCACTCACAAGTCCTCCAAGACGTACTCAAGCGGTTAGACAAAGCATTTAAGGCATTCTTCCGGCGCATCAAGTCAGGCGAAAAGCCCGGTTATCCCCGTTTTCAAGGGCGGGATAGATTCGATTCGATTTGCTACCCACAATCCGGGTTCAGCCTCTCAGACAAAACGGCTTTCTTCTCCAAAATCGGAAATATCCGAGTCCGGTTGCATCGTCCGATAGAGGGCACTATCAAGATTGCTACCATCCGTAGAGAATGCGGGGAATGGTACGTCAGCTACGTGTGTGAAGTGGAAGCAACACCGCTTCCCGAAACGGGAAGCTCAGTGGGTGTAGACGTTGGAACTACATGGTTTTGCATCACGTCCGATGGAGAATTCACGCAAAACCCCCGCTACTTTCAAACTGCAATGAAGAAACTGCGTGTGGCTCAGCGTTCAGTCAGTCGCAAGAAAAACAAGCGCAGCAACCGCAGAAGAAAAGCTGTCCAGCACGTCGCCAAATTGCATCGGAAGGTCAGCCGTCAGCGACTCGACTTTCATCACAGAACAGCAGTCAAACTCGTCAGAGAAAATGATTTGATTGCCCATGAAGGCTTGAACGTTGAAGGGATGGGGCGCGGCAATCTTGCCCGCAGCATTCATGACGTGGGATGGTCACAGTTCTTTTCTCTCCTTTCCCAGAAGGCAGAATGTGCCGCTCGGAAAGTCATCGCCGTAGACCCCAGATATACCAGTCAGGCGTGCCACCAATGCGGTCACACCTGTAAGGGCAACCGGGTCAGTCAGTCACGCTTTGTCTGTATGGCTTGTGGGCATACCGATAACGCTGATGTGAACGCGGCACGCAACATCCTGGCAAGGGCATTGCCATCAGTGGAGAACGTAGGCCAACAGGTCAAGCGTCCACTGAGAAGCCGCGCTCACACCGCGTTAGCGGTTGAGCCGTGGTAAGTCACATAGAATTCTTCGAGTCATTACTGTGCAAAGCCTAGCCACGAGAGCCCTCGCCTAACCCCCTTCTTGACACGAGTCAAGACAACACAGAAAAAGCGCCCCCGCCTGCCAGCCGAAGCTGGGGCGGGGGCTTTTCGCTAGATGAGACCGGGCAAGGGAATTACCTGAACTCCGTCGCCTGACTTAAGCCGGCCTCCGAATCGGCAAGGCTTGCAACCGCATCAGGACGTCCAGCCGCTCAAGCTCATCATCCCAAACCTCAAGGTGCCGCAACACCTGTTCAGCCCTCTCCCATTCAGAGTACTGAAGCAGTTGCGAGGCCATAACCGCACTAAATTCCTTCTCAGGTGTCCCACTTTCCACGATGGCCACAGCGTCTGACCAGATATCCGCTTTCACAACCTCATCTAGTTCGCCGCCCACCACTCTATCCAGTTTGTGATGCAGTGTCTCCACCAGTCTGACGATTCCTTCCCAGACCACATCATGCTTGCCGGACAGTCGGGAGCCGAGGCGCAGTCGTTTCAAAGTGGCCCGACCCTCCTCAGTAATGGCATGCAAACGGGCACCCGAGTAAAAGAAATGCTGTGCAGGCTCATCCTCATAGGGATTGACGTATGCAGGCCCTACCACTTTGAGACGGTTGCAATCAGCGCATGAGCAGTTGAGATTGTTCCAAGTCGCCGCCAATAAAGGCTCCTCGTTTTTGGGAATGAAATGATCGACTTGCATATTGTCAATGGATCCCAGCAACGACTCACAGTAAACGCATTTCTCATGCGCTTCCAGGAACAGTGCGGCCAAGATGTCAGCAGCCCGCCATGGACGGGTGGAACGGTATTGCTCGAAATGCCGTCCTAGGGTCTGTTCTTTTTCGGGTGTGTCAAGTGATTCGGGCGGGCCGCCTCGTTGCAGTCGAATCACACGCTGACTCCACCCATAGCCCTGTACTGCATGTCATAGACCCGCCGGAGGGGATTGGTTGGATGCAACATGGTCATGAGCTGCTCATACGGTGCCTGAGCAGCAGCAAGGTCGTCGCTGTCAAGAGCGTCATTAAAAGCCTGTTCTATGCGTTGGCGCTCTTGCGAGAGGGTATCTTCAATTCCCATGACGTCCCGCAGTATTTCCTCAATACTCCAACCCTGGAAGCCGTATGCACTCGGTCTTGGCGAAATTTCTTTGATGTGTGGGACACCCTTAGTGTTGGTTTCCAACACCACCAACTGATGTTCACTCAGTCCCTGAATAATGTGTGGACTGTGCGTAGTCGCAATAATCTGTGCACGCGGCACAATTTCTTGAATCAAACCCAAGATTCTGTTTTGCCAAGCTGGATGTAAATGCACGTCAATTTCGTCAATGAGAATACATCCCTCAAATTCCTCTGCAGATTGCTGACCCTGTGAATAAAAGTCGATTCCGAAAACGATACCAAAAAGCAAGAGATAAGCGCTTTGAAAGCCACTTGACGTCCGATCGTAAGGGAGCGGTCCTGCAGGAGTTTCGAGCAGCACTTCAAAATTTCGATTGACCTCTAGAAATCGATAGGTTGGATCAAGAAGGGAGAAAATCTGCTTACATAAATTGAAATTGCTAGCGCTGTTGGGATCTTCAATCCAACCTCTCATCTCAAAATGATCCATATGCACAAACCAATTTTTAAAAACGCGACCTACATTTGAAAAGTTTGTCTGATCAACGACAGCAGTCTCAGCTTGGTATCGATGGTCGTAAGGCCGTAACGAAGAAATTACTGTCGCAGAGAGGGCTCTATTCACGTCAAAGTTGATCACTTTACCGTCAGCCAAATTCCCCCTTAGGCTCACACCTGGCCAGTTTATATTGTGTCGCGAAGTTGGTCTTTGCTGAGATAAAAAGGCTAGGAGTCTAGATTTCCCAACACCATTTGTCCCAGCAATGACAGTGAGCCCTTCAGGCAGGTTGAGTGAAAAATCTTTGAATGGCGGAAAATCCAACATTGTGACCGACTCAAATTGCATAGGAAGCACCTCGCTGCCTAGCAGAGTACGGTGTGACGGGTCTGGTTGCACACGCACCTCGGACAAGGGGCAGCCTGAAAGCTGCTACTCAAGCTGTCCCCCCTGAAAAAAAGAGCGAAGAGTATCGGGGACGCTCTGCCGTTAAGGACACTGGATTTGGCCCAATGAGGATCGACACAGGCGCATCCGCTGAATTTGCCTTACGGCGCGACGTAGTACCCGGCGGTCACGCGCCAGATCACGCCCGTGGTCACCGGGCACACGATGGTCGTCGCCGTGTTCTGGGCACTGGACACCAGCGGCGCGGCAAAGTCCTCGCGCCAGCGATCCAGCGTACCCTGCGCCGCCGCCTCTGCTCCGAAGCTGAAGGCCAGGGGGCCGGGCAGGTTGGTGGTGGTCACCGTGACCGGCACCGCCGCTGCGGTCAGGGCCGCCGCCGCAAACCGGTTGATGGCCAGGTACGTCAGGTAGTGGCGCAGGCCCGTTCCTGGAGCAGCCAATGTCAGCGTCAACGCCGCGCCCGCCGCGCCCACTGCCGTGCCCAGCAGCGGCGTCACGCTGCCGTTGCGCGAATAGTCGTCCATATAGCCCAGCGAGGCCGCCAACGTCACGACTGCCGATCCAGAGGTGTAGGTCGTGCAGGTCACCCGCAGCTGGGTGTAGCCCGCGCAACTGCCTGTCCAGAGACCCGCCGTGCTGCCCGTGATGCTGAGCACGGCACTGTTGGAGGCGGCAGAGGTCAGCGAGCGCATGGGCAAGGGCACCCAGGTCACGCCGTCCACGGTGCCCTGCACCTGGAG from Deinococcus sp. QL22 includes these protein-coding regions:
- a CDS encoding HNH endonuclease signature motif containing protein; the encoded protein is MIRLQRGGPPESLDTPEKEQTLGRHFEQYRSTRPWRAADILAALFLEAHEKCVYCESLLGSIDNMQVDHFIPKNEEPLLAATWNNLNCSCADCNRLKVVGPAYVNPYEDEPAQHFFYSGARLHAITEEGRATLKRLRLGSRLSGKHDVVWEGIVRLVETLHHKLDRVVGGELDEVVKADIWSDAVAIVESGTPEKEFSAVMASQLLQYSEWERAEQVLRHLEVWDDELERLDVLMRLQALPIRRPA
- a CDS encoding ParB/RepB/Spo0J family partition protein, with translation MTRAKRPKPREDTASLLGASAALAQPARIVSTLPVNALTPSPFQPRRRVEDSSLEQLVASIRTQGILQPLLVRPVGEGYEIVAGERRWQAAQLAGLTDVPVLIRELDDDAALTAALVENLQREDLTAIDEVDGTLRLIALRLQTTPEDARHRLMRAKGQETPDAAVFEDVFALLGRESWLSFVKNKLRIAGWPEDLQDAMRNGLPYSLAGVIAGAPVEIRAQLLEAAIAGASREDLRALGLKLMPPAPRQRFDETRVVSVARQLGSVRLLRGLTDAEQRALDSWLKKMPPLLAERLKELE
- a CDS encoding HNH endonuclease; its protein translation is MRQGKRERGDVACADCGVTTPKRCHKTIRCPACQFKSILKRDQKRQSGNRKVAVERWQANGHRCWWCGEALAWTAIEFDHIIPVSKGGGDKENLVPSCRGCNLKKSDGPAPADAKGAITGGQMDGVHFETLGKLMVGLEQLVGRPVELSDIFETVRA
- a CDS encoding transposase; the encoded protein is MLKAFRYRLYPTKTQETALLEQLRLCRNLYNCALQERRDAYKKAGKTITGYDQMKHLSEIKEALPEYKGIHSQVLQDVLKRLDKAFKAFFRRIKSGEKPGYPRFQGRDRFDSICYPQSGFSLSDKTAFFSKIGNIRVRLHRPIEGTIKIATIRRECGEWYVSYVCEVEATPLPETGSSVGVDVGTTWFCITSDGEFTQNPRYFQTAMKKLRVAQRSVSRKKNKRSNRRRKAVQHVAKLHRKVSRQRLDFHHRTAVKLVRENDLIAHEGLNVEGMGRGNLARSIHDVGWSQFFSLLSQKAECAARKVIAVDPRYTSQACHQCGHTCKGNRVSQSRFVCMACGHTDNADVNAARNILARALPSVENVGQQVKRPLRSRAHTALAVEPW
- a CDS encoding AAA family ATPase, which encodes MQFESVTMLDFPPFKDFSLNLPEGLTVIAGTNGVGKSRLLAFLSQQRPTSRHNINWPGVSLRGNLADGKVINFDVNRALSATVISSLRPYDHRYQAETAVVDQTNFSNVGRVFKNWFVHMDHFEMRGWIEDPNSASNFNLCKQIFSLLDPTYRFLEVNRNFEVLLETPAGPLPYDRTSSGFQSAYLLLFGIVFGIDFYSQGQQSAEEFEGCILIDEIDVHLHPAWQNRILGLIQEIVPRAQIIATTHSPHIIQGLSEHQLVVLETNTKGVPHIKEISPRPSAYGFQGWSIEEILRDVMGIEDTLSQERQRIEQAFNDALDSDDLAAAQAPYEQLMTMLHPTNPLRRVYDMQYRAMGGVSV
- a CDS encoding helix-turn-helix transcriptional regulator gives rise to the protein MNWETLQQTLRQLVREKRGAQAEIARRRGISTASVAAYIAGGNAIPAEHLDTILEILGLEFELGGLARRGPLAPENLTHTDAAVANMASVGEFGVSGVRAMRPQDFAVLVLGDGPSAHLPDEVSAYLYRARACMAYAGFYFPFLSVGAGQLGLAAEAGLRTFAEQAGIPVRQSNGRSIGMSSLIDRLSNQGHLTAQQTLQWRAILDNRNELFHPKNAPVFSLGLVMPYLTGITEALVALFPAPFEDLPS
- the tnpA gene encoding IS200/IS605 family transposase → MKQFRTSSHSAFRLFYHLVLITKYRRKCMNNAVLDDLEVITRNICEKWGCALVEFNGEADHVHILFEAHPHMEMSKFVGNLKTVTSRLIRKAHARYLSRWYWKPVFWSGSYAVVTAGGAPLEIIKRYIESQQRPLQ